tgcgACTAGCCCAGTCAGCCAGCTTTTAGAAGAGTTGTCAGATGACGTGCGGCTAATGAGCCGCTCTGCCATCTATCGCCGCGGCTCTGCCCCTGATGACGTCGGGCTTTATGAGCTGTGGCGATagacggtgtaatgtcagatattgcagcccggaagcagccttcctcactgagtatcgcgcatgctcagtgggaagttagacattatttagctgaaatatctccgcttccgcaccacgtacactcccgaaatgttcaggggagggaggggacccccagatccagctctgtgtcgaattgcagccccctagccccagtagttcccgagataggtttgctgcaatcagtctcgggaaccagcggggctcgggggctgcaattcggcacagagctagatgtgggggtcccctccctcccctgaaaatttccggggtgtacgtggtgcggaagcggagatttaGGACGTTTCACACCTGGCTGCACAATGTAATGgggcgcaggctcctactgcgcatgcggggctgcaaaaTCTGagaggctgcaatagctgacatgaCACCGGCAGAGCAGCTCATTAGCCGCACGTCATCACTAGCAAACAACGGCATAAGGATGGAGAGGGAGAGCGGCTCATTGCGCAGCAGAGTGtgcgctgacagctgcctccctcaaAGCCTATGGAATGCCAGAGtgcgggggggaagggagggtccTTCAGCTGTAATGAGTCATGATGGGGAAGATTCAGGTGAGCTTGTGCAGTACAGTTTTTAACAGTTGAGAAAGCAGGGCTAaaccatgttttttttccccaaaacctTGTCAAGGCTCCCCCTGCTGTGACTGCTAGTTACAAAAGTCCATCAGAGTGATGTCAGGGACTGACGGACACAGATTACAGTGATATATGGGAGATTAAACggccatcacaaaaaaaaaaaaagacacagcaaGACTTCTATATACTTGTTATATCTACTGTGGGATTGCTGAAAATAAAATGATtcgcggtagtggtcctttaaagttttgcataattgtaatcaTATATTTTTATGTATTCTTTGTTCTTACTTAATTATTGCAGGGATGTATTTAGAGTCCCAATATACATGAATTAGCCCTCTGTAATCACTCTTTAGACACAAAACTGATTTTTGCAAACTGTGTTCCAGTAATAAGTCTGCAATttcccttaacccccttggcggtatgaaaaataccgccagggggcagcgcagcagttttttttaaatgttttttttttttaaatcatttagcgagcccagggctcgctacatgatagccgctgctcagcggcatccccccgcccgcttcgatcgccttcggcgatctccgatcaggaaatcccgttcaaagaacgggatttcctggagggcttcccccgtcgccatggcgacggggcgggatgacgtcaccgacgtcgggacgtcattgggactccagatccaaccctcggcgctgcctggcactgattggccaggcagcgcacggggtctgggggggggggtggggggcgccgcaccggatagcggcgatcgggcgcgcggcggcggcgaccggggtgctggcgcagctagcaaagtgctagctgcgtccggcaaaaaaaaaattatttaaatcggcccagtagggcctgagcggcaccctccggcggcttaccccgtgtcacacacggggttaccgctaaggaggttaaagcagacccaaactcttgtagagcacacaatgaaaagtctttattccacatacagTTGCAGAAGAAATCCACTTCTCTGTGTTCCTTTGCTGGTTTGGCCAGAACAAAGTATCTAATTcattcttatcagcagctgtaagTAGACTGAACAgtctctgccaaggcagctctccccatacagtaaacactgaagcTAACCATTTCAGTACTCCCTGTAAAGTGAAACCAACTTGTAAACTTTTTTAGGCTTTCCATGAATTCTAACGAAGAAACTTTTGtttataaaggttatcatgccgtgGCTAATCCAAAAGGAaactctgagtttagttccactttatacAGATTCTTCTATTTACTCTGAAATTATATCAAATACCCCTTGTAAaagattacattaaaaaaataatacccCTTGtaatgtgcagtggcgtagctaaggagctgtgggcgcagatgcaagttttacatggggccccccaagcactctatacataacaattgatacggcatgccaaaacctgccaatagcaactacagtgtcagaggtgcaagaagaggctgggaaacagtttgttagtgattactactattcacagcatctatagaaatgattattatgagcacaggaccaatagagaggtaataatgtagatgagggagagcccttcggggcccctctggcccaagggccccgatgcggttgctacctctgcaccccctattgctacgccactggtaatgtgtcttcatcttcttcctcctcctctgcttccttgtcctccccctctgcctcctcttccccctccccctcctctcccccctccccctcctcttccgactcctcctcctccaccaccccctcctccacctcttccccctcctccacctcttccccctcttcctctttcacctccccctccctttactccttctcttcctgctcctctgtgGACACTTCCTCTTTCTCCTTGtccatctcctcttccaccaccagctcTTCCTATTCCTCTTCTACTACATCTTGTTTCAAAACTCtcttttcctcttcctctttgccaTTCTCCTCTTCCACTTCCTTCCCCTCCACCTCCTCTACTTCTGCCTCTTCCGAAACTTGCTTCTCCTTGCCCTTCCTGCCTCCCACTTActcgtcttcctcctcctcttcttccagcTACTCCATCTATTCCTGCTCTTCTTCTTACCCCCCTTCCACCTTCTCCTCGTCCCTCATGCTCTTGTGCTCTTCCACCTGCTGCTCCTTCCATCCCTCTTCCTCTGCATCCACCCCTACTACCACCTCTTCTACGTATTCTTACTCTTCTACATCctcttactcctcctcctccccaatgtgaTAAATTCACAAAATTTATGAAATTAAAATGTTTTTCATGCATCGGTCTATGTTCATCCGTCTCTGCTTTCATGTTGCAAGAgccccctgtgtctctgtgttGTGAGACACTTAATTGACTTGTCTTATTACACATCTCTTCAAGGTGACGTTTCTTCTGTAACTGCTCATCCATGAACTGCTTCCAGTCCACACTGGAGGCAGGGATTTTCTCATCCTGCCCAGACATATTTCCCTTCTCTGGGACTTCTTCCATGTATTTGCTTATGCTTTTGAAAGGAGATGGCTCCTCTCCCTTTTCAAGCATGTCATTTGGTGTTTCCTGCTCCTCCTCACTGTAGCATTCGGTCTCTGCATCCCAACTGCAGGACTCACAGGTACAGCCATCCTCCCCACTACAGTCATAGTATTCATCATAGGTGTCACATTCCTCAAGCTCTGCAAAAGTTGTGGGATCACTTAAGACATGTTCAGGTGACTTGCTGTGGACTTCCATGTGTTTGTCACAAAGAGAAGCGTCACACAAGGCACAGTACTTTACAGCAGGCACGGAAGAGTCAATGCAGTAAGTGCAGAATACCTCATAGTCCTCATGCTCAGAGTAAGCAGATAAGAAACCATCCACTATTTTGCACAGAACTACATTCTTCTTGAGTTTAGGTTGTCCCAAAAACATTTCTCCGCATTTCGGGCAGGAATATCCTCCAGATTCCTCCTGTGTATTCATCACATTGTCAATACAGTCCCCGCAGAAATTGTCCCCACATGGTAGTGTTACAGGATCAGTGAAAATCTCCAGACAGATGGAACAGTACAGGAACTCCTCTCTTGGATCAGCAGATGCCATCTATAGAAGGAGAAAAAATAAAGCAGAAATCACATGACTATTAGAATCAATTGACAGGTAATTGAGAGAAGCTTGAGAGCAAGTTGGAGTCTGCCGAAATTGAGAGCGGGAGCAGCATCCATGTTAGAAACAGGGCCAGCTTGAGGGGCCCTGAGGCAAACTGAAGCGGTGGGCCCCCTGCCC
This DNA window, taken from Hyperolius riggenbachi isolate aHypRig1 chromosome 3, aHypRig1.pri, whole genome shotgun sequence, encodes the following:
- the LOC137562372 gene encoding uncharacterized protein encodes the protein MNMQMASADPREEFLYCSICLEIFTDPVTLPCGDNFCGDCIDNVMNTQEESGGYSCPKCGEMFLGQPKLKKNVVLCKIVDGFLSAYSEHEDYEVFCTYCIDSSVPAVKYCALCDASLCDKHMEVHSKSPEHVLSDPTTFAELEECDTYDEYYDCSGEDGCTCESCSWDAETECYSEEEQETPNDMLEKGEEPSPFKSISKYMEEVPEKGNMSGQDEKIPASSVDWKQFMDEQLQKKRHLEEMCNKTSQLSVSQHRDTGGSCNMKAETDEHRPMHEKHFNFINFVNLSHWGGGGVRGCRRVRIRRRGGSRGGCRGRGMEGAAGGRAQEHEGRGEGGRGVRRRAGIDGVAGRRGGGRRVSGRQEGQGEASFGRGRSRGGGGEGSGRGEWQRGRGKESFETRCSRRGIGRAGGGRGDGQGERGSVHRGAGREGVKGGGAAQNDSQEPGELQGAGRIPRISNIDTIKENFCFKLQLQGQITIICLRPDLQWELSGVSTVAENCIGSFFKMCDNRNTKVAICFSC